The Gammaproteobacteria bacterium DNA window GCCGGCGGCGCCGTCCGCGCGGCGCACGGTGATGTGCGCGACCGAGGGCCGCGCCAGCCGGGCGACCTCGCTCACCGTCCGCGAGTAGGCATCCCGCAGGGCCTCGTCCGCCTGCTGAATCCCGGGCTCCTGCGCACCGGCACCCTGAACTGCAGGCGCGGGTTTCCCCGAGGCGGGCGCGTCGTTGGCGGCTTGCAGCGTGGCGATTGCGGGGGTTTTCATGGCCTTGGCGTTCGGCGTGGGACACGGCATTGATTCATGGATATGGGGGCAAAATCCCCCTTCTTCAATACGCCCCCGCCGGCCGCCCTTCCGCACCGGCCATGAAGGCCGACTTAAAGTAATTTCTGAGGGTTGATTCCTGCAATCAGTCGGGGCAGACTTGCGCGCTAGAACGCGCCGGGGGGGAGTTACGAGCGTGCGCCGCAACGATTTCGACGTCACCGACAAGATCCGCACCACCGACCCGTCCGAGGTCGTCCATGAGGTGATGCGCCTGTACCTGGGCCTTTACCCGTCGGGAAAGTCCGGGCCGATGAGGCGCGCGTTTGAGGACGTGACCCTGTTGTATCGCGGCAGGCATCCGGACTATTACCCCTGCGACACCGAATACCACGACATCCAGCACGTGCTCGACGTGACGCTGGCGATGGCGCGCCTGCTCGACGGGTACGAGCGCGGCCGGCGGGGGGAGGCGGCGCTGCCGGCGGACTTTTTCAGCCTCGGCGTGATCACCGCCCTGTTCCACGATTGCGGCTACCTGCGGCGCCGCCACGACCACAGGCACCGCTTCGGCGGGGAATACACCCTGACGCACGTCTCGCGCGGTTCGCATTTTCTGCGCGAGTACCTGCCGCACATCGGCATGAAGCGCTACGCGGCCGCCGCCGCGCAACTGGTGCACTTCACCGGCTATGAGCGCCAGCCGGACACGATCCGACTGAGCGACCCGTTGCTTCGCCGTGTCGGCGAAATCCTCGGCACCGCCGACATCATCGCGCAGATGTCCGACCGTTGTTACCTGGAGAAATGCCGCGACCGGCTGTACCCGGAATTCGTGCTGGGCGGACTCGCCCGCCGCAAGCTGCCCGACGGCCAGACCGTCACCGTGTACGAATCCGGCAACGATCTGGTGCGCAAGACCCCGGGATTCTATGCCACCGCATCGAAACGCCTCGACCAGCAACTCCACGGCGCCTACCATTACGCGGAGAAACACTTCGGCAGCCAGAGGAACCCCTACCTCGAACAGATGGATAAAAACATCAATTATGCGGAGGTCATGGCCGAGGTCATGACTGATTCTTCCCCGGGAGGGCTGCTGCGTCGCTGCCCGCCCAAGACCGTGCAATCAGACCTGCGCCCATAACCCCCGGGCTCGAACGCCCGCGCCCCGCCGCACCGGGTTCAATAAACTTCAGGAACGGTCATCTCCGAGGGCACGGGTTGTCGCAGGTAGTCCTCATGGCGTTCGCGCTCGGGCAGCTGGATGACCGGGCGCTCGATCTCCGCGTACGGCATCTGGCCAAGCAGGTGGTGGATGCAGTTCAGGCGCGCCTTTTTCTTGTTGTTGGCCTGCACGATCCACCACGGCGCCTCCGGAATATGGGTGCGCTCGAGCATGATTTCCTTGGCCTTGGTGTAATCCTCCCAGCGACGGCGCGACTCCAGGTCCATGGGGCTCAGCTTCCATTGCTTGAGCGGGTCGTGGATGCGGGCGAGGAAGCGCAGGCGCTGCTCGTCGTCGGAGATCGAGAACCAGTACTTGATCAGCTGGATGCCGGAACGCACCAGCATGCGCTCGAACTCCGGCGCCGAGCGGAAGAACTCCTCATACTGATCGTCGTTGCAGAAGCCCATGACCCGTTCGACGCCGGCGCGGTTGTACCAGCTGCGATCGAACAGCACGACCTCGCCGCCCGCGGGCAGGTGCGTCGCGTAGCGCTGGAAATACCACTGCGTCCGCTCACGATCGTTGGGCGCCGGCAGCGCCACCACGCGGCACACGCGCGGATTGAGCCGCTGGGTGATGCGCTTGATGACGCCGCCCTTGCCGGCGGAGTCGCGGCCCTCAAACAGGATGACCGCCTTGTGGCGCGTGGCGACCACCCAATCCTGCAGCTTGACCAGCTCGGCCTGCAGGCGGAACAGCTCGCGGAAGTAGCTCTTGCGCTCCTCCCGATCCGCGTCGCCCGGCGCGGCTTCACCGCCCGCGGCGAAGCGGTCGGTATTGCGGTCCTCCAACTCGAGTTCCAGCTCCTCGTCGAAGTCGTCGCGCAGGTCCTGATGGACGCGCCGGATGAAATCTGCGTCAGAGTAGTTCAAGGGGGCTGGGTTACGGGCAACTTGAATCCAAATTCACACTAGGCGCGGTTCGTTGCAGTTTTGTGACGGGGCCCGCCGGCGGATCGCCCGGGCCGCGGACGGAGGCTTCCCGGTTATTGCGGCACGGGATAGTGGTAGTAGAGCGTATTCAGGTATTGCACGACCTCCGTAATGTCTTCATTGCTCCATCCGGCCCCGGAGGATTTCTGCCAGCGACGTACCTGCGCCTGCAGACTTATCCAGTCCGTGGCCAGTTTCTTTTCGCGCCAATGTACCTGCGCACTGTGGCAGGCGACGCATTGCGTTGAGTACAACAACTCACCGCGTCTGGCATCACGCTTTGGCTGTTCGCCGGCAACTGCGGGAGTCGCCAACGAGACGACCAGCAAGGCCGGTATCAAACTCCGAGACATGTCGCCCCCCAACGTTGTTATCCCATCCTGTCTCAAGTATATGCCTCTACACGGGCCCGGTCTTTGAAAAGCTGTCTCCCAGGCGGAATGCCGGTTCGCGAAGGACTGCTTCTGGTCGGCGCCAGGGCGCGACACCCGCATGGCCAGGGACGGGTGTGACCTAAAACCGCGTTGTGAGGGTCAAGAGCCAGTCCGGGGAATGGCCGACGACCCAGGCCTCCAGGCCCTTGTCGTAGCCCGAGAGAATCAGCAGCCCGATCAGGACGAACAGTCCGCCCAGCACCCGCGTGGACGCCTGCGCCCTCTGGATCAGGCGATCGCGAAACATCCGCGTCATGCTGCGGGCACCCAGGCCGATTGCCGCCAGCGGCAGGGCGGCGCCGAGACCGAAAATCAGCATCAGCAGGCCGACCTGCGTGAGGTCACGGCCCTGGCTGGCCAGCATGCTGGCGGCGCCGAGCGTCGGTCCGACACAGGGGCTCCACGACAGGCCCAGCAGGGCGCCGACCGCGAACTGGCCGGGGAGATTGTCGAAGGCAAACCTGGCCAGAATCCGGTTGCCGGCGTTTCCGAGCCAGGCGGTGGAGCCGGCGAAGCCGCGTTGCAGCGGCGGCAGCAGCAGCACCAAACCGAGCGCCGTCATCAATCCGGCCGCGACCAGACGGACGCTGTCCGGATTGAGTCCGGTGGCGGCGCCGGTGGCGCCGATGACGGTCCCCACAGCCGCGAAGGAAAAGGCGACACCGAGCGCGAGCAACACCGGGCCATAACGGTGGACGTTGGCCGCCGAGGCGCAGAGGATGGGGATCAGCGGCACCACGCAGGGCGACAGCGTCGTCAGCGCGCCGGCGACAAAGCCCAACAAATAGGTGTGAAAACCAAAATCCATTGGACGGCAGTCGGGCCCCCGGTGATGCTCAACCGCCACCCTGTCCCGATGCACGCTGGAACAGGATTTCGATGAGATCTTTCTGGGTGATGCCGACCTGGCGGCCGACCTCCCTGCCCCCACGATACGCGATCAACGTGCTCTGCCGGTCAACGTCGAACTTTCGCAGCACGTCCTTCTGCTTGTCGAAATCGACCACCAGCACGTTGACGCCGCCGTACGGTTTGCTGCCCGCAAAACCATCGACGATGGGTTTCTGAACATGGCAGACGGGACACCAGTCGGCGTGCACGAACACGATGATCGGCGCCCCCGCGGCGTTGAGCTTCTCGAAGGCGCCGTCGGTGTAGGGTTGCGGCGTCTCGGCCCTTGCCAGACCCATTCCAAAGGCGATGAGTATTAAAAACAGTGATGCGGCACGCAGCTTTGGCATATGACTTCCAGTTCGACCCGTGTTGGATGCCTGCACCCCGGCCCTGGTTACAAATCGCTGATCCCATTTTGTCCGGTTGTGAATCAGTATCTTGTTAGTCCTTCCACAAAGAACCGGGTTCCGATTTTCTGCCGGATGTTTGTTCCAGGCCTGCGCCAATGCCCGGTCATTGCCATCCGCGACCGGCCGGGAACAGACGTTCAGAACGCGTCGAACCATGATGGCCGCAAAATTTCAGCGGAATTATCATGCGGCTGCACGCCCACTGCCGCAGGCGCAACGGGATAAAAGGTGAGCACATGAGCATAATCAGGCCATACGCCGTTGGCGTCGTCATATTCATACTCTGGTGGCTGGCTGCCGGTGTTGTCGAAGTACGGGCGGCAGAAAGTCAAATCCGCAGGCTTTCTGATGGTGCTCGCGAGCGAACTTATCTGATTTACCGTCCGGCATTATTGAGCCGCCAGACGGCAGTCCCCCTGATCGTCATGCTGCATGGCGGCTTTGGTTCCGGCAGGCAGGCCGAAAATTCCTACCGTTGGGACGCGCAGGCCGATCGGGAGGGGTTTGTCGTCGCCTATCCTGACGGCATAGGACACAGTTGGAATGCCGGGGGCATCTGTTGCGGTCCGGCCCTGCGTGAGCATGTAGACGATCTTGGCTTTTTGACACGCCTGATCGACGCCGTGACCAGGGCTGAAAATATCGACCCCAGACGCGTGTATCTGACCGGCATGTCGAATGGCGCGGCCATGACCTATCGTTACGCCTGCGAAGGCACATACCCATTGGCGGCCATCGGCCCGGTCGCCGGCAGCCTTTCCTTCTCCTGTTCGAGACCGCACCCGGTTTCCGTCCTGGCAATTCACGGGCTGGATGATCAGCACGTGCCTTTTGCGGGTGGGCAGGGTACAAAAGGCGTGACCCAGGGTTCATGGATGCCGGTGCCGCAAACGCTGGACGCCTTCCGGGCCGCGGATGACTGCCGCCCGCCCGCCGAGCGGCGGGATGGCGTCCTGCACACGGATACATCGAATTGCGCGCAAGGACGCGAAGTGGTCCTGATCACCCTTGATGGCGCCGGGCATCAGTGGCCGGGCGCAAAATCAAAATCCGGCATCGTTCAGCGGATACTGGGGCTGGATCCGCCAAGTACCGCCATGGATGCCACGACCACGTTGTGGAATTTCTTCCAGGGTCACGTGGCGCAGCCATAAATTGCCACGTCATTGCATCTGCTTTTACCTCAAATCTTCGCACTGATTGTGGGCGATTCGTGCCTGATGTTCCCGTCTTAGTGCGGGTTTCAACCAATCTTTACAGTGACATGCGTCACCCGCTGTGGAGATAACCCACTGAAGCGTAACCATTTCAAAGAAAAGAATATTTAGCCTTGGATTTGGTATAGTTGTTGCACCGCACAATCATCATACGCTTGACACTTTTTCCGCCCATCCTCTGCTGCAGAAGGTTCTTTAGGAGGACTCATGAAAGGGTTTAGCAGAATGATGTTGTGGCAGAAGCTCCTGCTGCTGGTGCTGGTCATGTCCATCCCCGGGGATTATCTGGTGTACCTGCTGATGGCCGAGAAGGGCGGCAATATTGCGCTGGCGGAAAACGAGATGACGGGCGTGCAGTATCTGAAGCCGGTGCAGGACCTCCAGCAGCACGTGATGGAGCACAGGGGCATGAGCTACGCGCTGCTGTCCGGCGACACGAGCTTCCGCGATCCGCTCGAGGCGAAGCAGTTGGAAATTGCGCGGGACCTGGAGGCCATCGCGGCAATGGAGAAGCGCCATGGCGCGATCCTGCGGACCGGAAACCAATGGACCGCGGTACAGCAGGACTGGCGGCAATTGCCGGCCCAACTGCCGCAACTCGGGGCGGAGGAAAGTTTCAGCCGCCACACCGGAATCATCAAGGACATCCAGGCGCTCATTGGACGTGTCGGCGACACCTCGCATCTCATCTTCGATCAATCGGTGGACGGCTACTATCTGGTGGACGCGGTGCTAAAGAGAATTCCGGCGGCGCTGGAGGCGCTGGAGGCGCTGCGCGGACGCAGCGCGGGGATGGCGGCGGGGAAGGCGCTGACGGACGGGATGCGCACGTCGCTGATGGTGACGCAAAACTCGGTGCGCGATCAGGCGGAGGCCATCCGATCCGACATCGAACATGCCATTGAGAATAATCCGGCGCTGAAACCATTACTCGGCGGCCATCTCGACGGCTTTCTGGCGAAGACCAATCGCACCACCCAGCTCATCGATCAGGTGATCGTCCGGAACAGCGGCGACGGCGCCCGGGAGATCCATGCCTCGAGCGCGGAGGCCATCAGCGCCACCCTGGCGCTGAATGCCGGGGTCACGCCGGCGCTGGAGGATTTGCTGAACAAGCGCATCGAACGGTTGAATGATGAAAAATACCTGACGCTGGCCCAGGCGCTGGGCTGCATGTCCC harbors:
- a CDS encoding PHB depolymerase family esterase, whose amino-acid sequence is MSIIRPYAVGVVIFILWWLAAGVVEVRAAESQIRRLSDGARERTYLIYRPALLSRQTAVPLIVMLHGGFGSGRQAENSYRWDAQADREGFVVAYPDGIGHSWNAGGICCGPALREHVDDLGFLTRLIDAVTRAENIDPRRVYLTGMSNGAAMTYRYACEGTYPLAAIGPVAGSLSFSCSRPHPVSVLAIHGLDDQHVPFAGGQGTKGVTQGSWMPVPQTLDAFRAADDCRPPAERRDGVLHTDTSNCAQGREVVLITLDGAGHQWPGAKSKSGIVQRILGLDPPSTAMDATTTLWNFFQGHVAQP
- a CDS encoding thioredoxin family protein, encoding MPKLRAASLFLILIAFGMGLARAETPQPYTDGAFEKLNAAGAPIIVFVHADWCPVCHVQKPIVDGFAGSKPYGGVNVLVVDFDKQKDVLRKFDVDRQSTLIAYRGGREVGRQVGITQKDLIEILFQRASGQGGG
- a CDS encoding HD domain-containing protein, with the translated sequence MRRNDFDVTDKIRTTDPSEVVHEVMRLYLGLYPSGKSGPMRRAFEDVTLLYRGRHPDYYPCDTEYHDIQHVLDVTLAMARLLDGYERGRRGEAALPADFFSLGVITALFHDCGYLRRRHDHRHRFGGEYTLTHVSRGSHFLREYLPHIGMKRYAAAAAQLVHFTGYERQPDTIRLSDPLLRRVGEILGTADIIAQMSDRCYLEKCRDRLYPEFVLGGLARRKLPDGQTVTVYESGNDLVRKTPGFYATASKRLDQQLHGAYHYAEKHFGSQRNPYLEQMDKNINYAEVMAEVMTDSSPGGLLRRCPPKTVQSDLRP
- a CDS encoding cytochrome c produces the protein MSRSLIPALLVVSLATPAVAGEQPKRDARRGELLYSTQCVACHSAQVHWREKKLATDWISLQAQVRRWQKSSGAGWSNEDITEVVQYLNTLYYHYPVPQ
- a CDS encoding cytochrome c biogenesis CcdA family protein, giving the protein MDFGFHTYLLGFVAGALTTLSPCVVPLIPILCASAANVHRYGPVLLALGVAFSFAAVGTVIGATGAATGLNPDSVRLVAAGLMTALGLVLLLPPLQRGFAGSTAWLGNAGNRILARFAFDNLPGQFAVGALLGLSWSPCVGPTLGAASMLASQGRDLTQVGLLMLIFGLGAALPLAAIGLGARSMTRMFRDRLIQRAQASTRVLGGLFVLIGLLILSGYDKGLEAWVVGHSPDWLLTLTTRF
- the ppk2 gene encoding polyphosphate kinase 2; this translates as MNYSDADFIRRVHQDLRDDFDEELELELEDRNTDRFAAGGEAAPGDADREERKSYFRELFRLQAELVKLQDWVVATRHKAVILFEGRDSAGKGGVIKRITQRLNPRVCRVVALPAPNDRERTQWYFQRYATHLPAGGEVVLFDRSWYNRAGVERVMGFCNDDQYEEFFRSAPEFERMLVRSGIQLIKYWFSISDDEQRLRFLARIHDPLKQWKLSPMDLESRRRWEDYTKAKEIMLERTHIPEAPWWIVQANNKKKARLNCIHHLLGQMPYAEIERPVIQLPERERHEDYLRQPVPSEMTVPEVY